Part of the Pseudarthrobacter sp. NBSH8 genome is shown below.
GTAGTAGCCGCGGAGGTCTATGCCCTCCGCTTCGCCGCCGGGAGCCGTGGCCTTCAGCGCCGACTCGATGTGGTCCGACAGGTATTTCAGCCGCCGCTCATCCGGAATGAAGGTGGTGTTGGTGGACTTGTCGCGGACGATGATGTCCTCAAAACTGGCCCCGCCCTCGGTGATGATCACCGGTGGCAGATGCGGGTAACGCTCCGCCATTTCCCTCAGAGCCACCCCCATGTACTCGGGCTTCACCGGCCAGCCGTAGGCGGTGACATCCGCTTCGGGCCAGGCCTCCACGTGGAACGGCGTGGAGCCGTTTCCGGCCGAACTCAGGTCGCTGCCCATGGCCTCCGCCATGGTGGCCGGCACCGCCCCGTCGCCGGGACCGACGGCTACCTTGGTGGGCATGTAGTAATTCAGTCCGTAGAAATCCAGCGGCTGCGAGATGATCTCCATGTCCTCGTCCGGATGCTCGAAGGAGCCGAAGAACTTCGCGGCGCGGATGATATCCGGATATTGGCCCGTGAGAACTGGGTCCGCGTACAGCCGGTTCTGTGCAATGTCCATCAGGCCGGCGCTGATCCGGTCCAGGGGGTTGATGGAGTTCGGGACCATGGGCGAGTACACGTTGGTCATCCCGATCTCGCCCGGGACCCCCGCCGCCCGCAATGCCTGCAGCGCGAGCCCATGGCCCAGAAGCTGGTGGTGCACGGTGGGCAACGCCTTGAGCATAAGGGCTTCGCCCGGCGAGTGCAGGCCCATGGTGTAGCCGTTGGTGCTGACTGTGGCGGGCTCGTTGATGGTGACCCAACGGGCAACACGGTCGCCGTACGCAGCAGCGGCAATCGCGGCGAACTCGCCGAGACGATGGGCGGTATCGCGATTCATCCAGCCGCCGGCGTCGTCCAATGCCAGCGGAGTGTCCCAGTGATAGAGGGTGACCATGGGCGAAATACCGTTGGCCAGGAGCTCGTCCAGGAGCCGGTCGTAGAAGTCCAGCCCGGCAGAGTTCACCGGGCCGCTGCCGTTGGGCTGGATCCGCGGCCAGGACAGCGAGAACCGGTACGAGTCGACGCCCAGCTGCTTCATGAGGGCAACATCGCCGGGCATGCGGTGATAGTGGTCGCAGGCCACAGCCGGGCTGTGGCCATCCACGATGGCGCCTTCCTTGGCCGAAAACACGTCCCAGCCCGCCGGGCCCCTGCCATCCTCGGTGAGCGCGCCCTCGATCTGGAAGGCCGCCGAGGCCACTCCCAACGTGAAGTCCGCCGGGATGATGGCGGCCAGGTCCCTAGCGGAAATGTGCATGGATTCAGTCCTTCGTGACCGAGAAAGCGTGGAACGGGTACGTCCCAGAATGACATACGGCCGGGCTGCTGACGAGCGTCACTGCTAGGGACTGTTCCCCAGTTTCCACTGACCCAGCCCGACGACACCAAACGTTGCCGTAGGACCTGATACGCAGCGCCAGGCGGTGGCCATGGGGCTCTGGCTCTTCAGCTTCGAAGGACACAGGCTGGCGGTCTTCCAGCGCGACGCGGACCCGCGGACCGGGCGTCAAACGGCCACCTTGGAAGTGCTGGCCACCGGTCCGGGAACAGCCAACGAGTTCCTGGCCGACTTCCGTGTCCGGATGGACAACCACAGCGTCCTCAAGGGCCAGGTCATCTCCCTGGTCATGTCCGAATATGGGCCGAACACGGCCGGAGTGACGTTCCTCCACCGCCCCAGCCTCCCGGCGTCGGACGTCATCAGGCCCGACGGCCTGCTGCCGAAGGTCGCGCCGGTGTCCGATTCACATCTGGCTGCAGCCGTGGAGGACCTGATGGCCGACGCCGAAACCCTCACCCGCAGCCTGCTGGGCAGCGGCACGGACGCGGCCGGCTCATTGTGAGCCGAAGAGGAACTCCTTGGCGTGCGCCACGGCCTTCCGGAAGGCATCGTTCCGGAGCGTGACGAGCTGCTCCGCGTCGCCTTCTGCCGGCTCCAGATAGCCGGTGTATCCGGGCCGCAGCACCCAGACGTCGCCGGCGGGCGGAAGATAGAACACCCCAAACGACCGCTGCTGCCCGTCCTCGGCGGTCCATACGGGAACCACTGCCAAGGCCGCGCCGGTGGCAGGGTTGATCCATTGGGCCCGGGGCACCGGTTCTTCGTGGGCTTCGGGGTCCAGGAACGGCGCAGTGCCCTTGCCCCAGCGCTGTTCGAAGCGTTCGTGGAAGGCAGGAATCAGGTGGGAGTCGTAGCGGCGCCAGTCGCTCATTGGTTTGTCCGCCTCCTCGCGGTGATGGCTGTCGTCTTAGGTTTTATGCCCACGGCCCGCTTTCCCAGCGCACCGGCGTGATCCTGATGGTGTTGCCGGCCGGGACGAACCGGTTGCTGACCTTCCGGACCGGGATGACGGTCGGGGTGCCACCCGGCGCACTTGTTCTGTTGCGGCTCCGGCCGAAGGCCGCGCGCCGCGCCGGGTCTCCGAGCACAGCGTAGGCCTGCATGATCCGCAGCAGCTCTCCATCATCGACGTCGCGGTCACCCGCTGGGCTGCCGTCGATGTCGGGGTGGTGGGTGCGCATCAGCGCCCGGTAGGCACGGGAAATCTCCTGCTGGCTGGCATCGGGTTTCACCCTCAGGGCGGCGTAGTAGTCCGGCTGGCTGGTCATTGCGGTACTTCCCGGGCGATCTTACGGCGACGGCGCCGGGGTACCGGCTGCAACCGGT
Proteins encoded:
- a CDS encoding glycoside hydrolase family 1 protein: MHISARDLAAIIPADFTLGVASAAFQIEGALTEDGRGPAGWDVFSAKEGAIVDGHSPAVACDHYHRMPGDVALMKQLGVDSYRFSLSWPRIQPNGSGPVNSAGLDFYDRLLDELLANGISPMVTLYHWDTPLALDDAGGWMNRDTAHRLGEFAAIAAAAYGDRVARWVTINEPATVSTNGYTMGLHSPGEALMLKALPTVHHQLLGHGLALQALRAAGVPGEIGMTNVYSPMVPNSINPLDRISAGLMDIAQNRLYADPVLTGQYPDIIRAAKFFGSFEHPDEDMEIISQPLDFYGLNYYMPTKVAVGPGDGAVPATMAEAMGSDLSSAGNGSTPFHVEAWPEADVTAYGWPVKPEYMGVALREMAERYPHLPPVIITEGGASFEDIIVRDKSTNTTFIPDERRLKYLSDHIESALKATAPGGEAEGIDLRGYYVWSLMDNFEWSAGYKQPFGLLHVDFETLERTPKASYFWLQELIEERNLAAAAGTAVAQAASEETDTAVLPEQR
- a CDS encoding J domain-containing protein, with protein sequence MTSQPDYYAALRVKPDASQQEISRAYRALMRTHHPDIDGSPAGDRDVDDGELLRIMQAYAVLGDPARRAAFGRSRNRTSAPGGTPTVIPVRKVSNRFVPAGNTIRITPVRWESGPWA